TCAATGAACACCTTTAATGTATAGAAATATGTAGAAATGTGCATGTGGAGGAGTTATGGGTAATATTAATTAGATTGGgataatttgaaattataatgcATGGACTAGAGTCACCGGCATATAGGTTAGGAGGGAGTATGGGATAAAATATTGAGTTATATGTGAATAGATGATACTTTATCCGTTTTATTTTAGGTGCCTCGTTTAAGTTCggtacaagttttaagaaatataaagaaaagttgatgaaaaaagatagtgaaatatgagtcatacttttatatgttagttttatactccatctgtcccactttaggagtctcatttgagttcggcacgagttttaagaaatgtaaaggaaagttgttgaaaaaaatagtggaatgtgaggcctattAATATGATCAACtaagactcctaaagtgggacggagtattttataagaataaatttttttataattattatcttGATAATTGTGATAGccataaatataaaatactctcttcgtctccaaaaaattgacaaactTGTAAataacacgggttttaatgtgtaattgataaagtaagagagagatgacaaaaagtaaaagagatagagGAAAAAGGTAGGGAAATGAGTGTTAGTCGATTGTGGGATTCACGTTATAGTGTACTTTTCCAATAGTAATTTGTTtgtgaataatttattaaatgttCCGTTATAAACCAAAAAGTCACAACAAGATTaattagcattgaaaattccattgaatatttgtttagccaaaaaaggaaaaatgtaattgaattttaaaactcattttttttaaaattgctaAATTATAGAACtcctatattttttaaaaaatagacttGTCCGACCTTAATTGCTAAATTGCTAAATTACTACATTTGGCACCACTCTTACTTATACACGAATATTATTGTATTGttggtttgtattttttgtgtatttatttgaatttttaggtATGAGTATTTGTTATATTTCTAGatgttgaattattatttttgtagtattgaactatttaaaattataaataaattcggattaaaattacacaccggttccggtttggaaccgaaATCGACCGGTTCTTAACCGGCCTGTTCCAAACCGAAACTGACCGGTTTTttttaacacacacacacacacactcacatcggagttcgagatacattggcAAGTGAACCAGCCTCTTCCAGCCCCTCGTGGTCACGTCCGAACCAGCCTCCTCCTGCCCCTCGTGGCCCACGAACTAGCCGCTTAACCACCCTCAGACGGGTCCAGGCCAAGCACCGACCTCTCCCTTTCCCTCGTGGCCCACGAACTAGCTGCTTAACCACCCTCAGACGGGTCTCGGCTCGTAAGTTGACCACCCTCAGACTGGTCCAGGCCCGTATGCTTGCAAAGtcccaaggcaacaagccttgGGCCCagagggaaattaatcccaagctGCGTcatccaggattcgaactcaggACCTCCTGGATGACGCCATATCCTTGTctcccttctcaaccagttgagctaggaggcttggatAAACCGAAACtgaccggttccggttctaggATTTACGAAAAATTAAAATCAGTCAACCGGTCCGGTTAGAACCGGAACCTGCCGAATAAGCAGGCCTAGATCGAATGATGAAATATCCCACAATTGGCATTTGGGCAACCATCACAAAAATCTTAGCTTGGCCACTAATGGCAAGAGTTGTGATATGACATATAAATTGAaggggatgatgatgatgtcgtAGCTAGATGTACGATGAGAGTTACTCATCTTATTGtcagaaaataaataatatgagTACTCCTTTTGTCCCATTTGAAGAACAAcgtattttatatactccctccgtcctccgTCTCTCTTTAGccgagtcgtattcctttttggattgtcccactATAGATgagttatttcttttttgacaaaaagtactttactctctcttcatctctctaccttttttctttctactttatttttcttttacttaactcatttaaaatattttttcttaaatcccgtgtcGAAAATAAATGCCTCTACTATAGAGGGACGGacggagtattattttgtaagTTGTATAGAAAAGTAGAggtattagtatttttttgtttaagaaATATGTCAATTTAAGTaggatataaaagtaaaagaaaagtaGAGGTATTAGTGTTTTTTATTAAGAAATATGTCAATTTAAGtaggatataaaaaaaatttgttatttAGAGTTGATAGTACGAGTAGTAATATTGAAATATAGTgccatttattataaaaaaacaaaaagggaaaagacaTTATAAATTCTTGAATCCAAATGAAAATCTACTAATCAACTTCACCACATAAAACCGCCGGGGGTTGAGCCGTTTTGAACCGGATGAACCGACCAGTTCGACCGGGAACCGCCAACCCGTTGAACCGGTTATCTAAAGTTTCAGcagttttttcaaaattttgagttCCATGGATTCAAACCATAGACCTCAAGTATGCAAGTCCAACTCCATTACCACTCCACCACTTCAATTGTTGTGATATAATAATAACTTTAATTATTCTTATAATCAATGAATAAATTTTCGTTCATtctatgattaattattatttttataaattgattaattaattataattaattgtaaataaaatatattatttatatttgttatCTAATAAactttaatagtaatttaacACACTAAATTTCAATATTGTCAtatgtatatttaattaaatagcaatATAGGGTCATCTTCTAATGCTTATTATACCATAATTCAAAACTAAGACTAAATCTACACCCTTAGATTTTGAAATGAGTTGATGAGATTAAAgctaaaaaatttcaataaatagtataCAGAATATCAAAATAAGGGTAATGtcaaaatatcaacataagGGTAATGTCGttattatgttatcatatgatcattTTCGTTGGTGTTTTtcatatcaacatagtgtataacaaatatcaacaatatgacatgaaaatatcaacacaaatacaagaaaatatcaacacagttttattgatattttacctacattatattaaaattttgtatcactatattgatatttttttgcattagttgataaaatctgcttatcaacatgtatgaaaattgaaatataatttatcaaatttcgtCACCCGAACATCGTCGTAACATATTCAATTGTGATCttgttggaatccttataaaattatctttaatttgatatatttcttgcgaaaaaataatttaaatctagagagttacgtaaatttaaagttttaagataATTTTAATGAGAgaaaattgacattaatacattttaagtttatttaataatttttttaatttaaaatataatcttcAGCCAttagatctcctaatctaatggctaaGATTTGATATTAATTTGTGATCGTTAATTAGTTGGCAATTGATTACTCCTctagtaatatatatttattatatatgcTACAGTCAAATGGACCGATCTGTGGTTGGATCGGCCGGAccagttgaaccgtgaaccagtttATTTGAGATTTTAAAACATTGAATCAACCCAACCGGAAAACCCGAAAAGCACTTTTCTTAAGGAGGAAAAGAGCTTTTCAATAATCGGTGTGTCCAGCATGGCGTTGATCCTGATTACTCTCATGGTTATCCTGGCCGCTGGGCCCACTTGGTCGGCCCCTTCGATCATTCAGATGAGGTCGGAGAAGAAGATCCTTTTGGCCGCTGACGAGCTGTACTGCAGCAGCTGGCGGTTTACGGTGGAGACCAATGACGCCGGCGCGTGGACACGTGTGCCGGTCAGGTGCGACGATTTCGTCAAGGATTACATCACCGGCGACCTTTACGCCTCCGAGCTGGAGGCCGTGGCCGCCAATGCGGCGGAATACGCTAGGGCGATTGGGATCTCCGGCGACGGGAGGGATGCCTGGGTTTTCGATATTGACGAGACCTTGCTCTCCAATGTGCCCTACTACGCCGTCAATGGATTCGGGTAACCACCTCTTCTCCTCATTCATCCAATCTCATCTCACTTGTTGTGGTTGGAAGAACAATATGGATCGATACAGTGAGAGAAACATATTAAGATCAAATGATTCACTGAAGCAGTTGATTATTCGTAATAATTTGAGATAACTGACTGAACTATGTTGGGTTGAATTGGAGAAATTGTTGTGATAAGTGAAGATAACAAATACTCAATCATGAACAGACTACTAAATTATGATACTCCAAAGTAATATGCTGCCACGCTTGACTTAGCGGTTATCTGTGTAATTTGAAATGGCATGAACAAAGGGCATATGTTGATGTTCTTTTATGGCACTTCCTTCTTGAGAGATCATTAGCTTCTAAGTGTGTGGCATTTTTAATATGAAAACTTGGTAACAGATTCAAGTGTAGGTTGTAAAGTATTGGAATTATTGTATGACAAGTGTAGGACTATCTGGTTTCAGCAACATATATGATGGTCTTGACATGAAACATCCATCTGCTTATAAGGATAGACTATTTATAATTTCTGAGCACCAGTATCTGTCATCCATACCTCAAAGCTCACTCCTGCCTTCTTTCTCACTATATTTTTGACTTACTCTTTCTGTCCATGTTATCTCCTCTCCACTAATTACAGTAATCAACTAATGAATGATAAGATTCCTACTACTACTTCATAATCAGTACAAACACATAATAAGGACACAAAAGTTTTTAAATCCGCCTAATATTCTTTCACAAGTATGTGTTtccaattttataatttatcttcAGGTTTTCTGATTATTTCAACGTTTATCTGGGAGTCAATAATGCTTGTAATACTAGAGAAAATGAGAAAGAGTGTGAGGCCAGCTATTATAAAGTCGTGAAACTTCACCTTATCATGGAAATGGATTCAAGACTGGGAGTATGTGTATTGCTATTAGGCATATCATTGGTGCTAGTTATTTAAGCTGGAAAGTTTATCATTCTCCTTTTACCTATCAAAGTAAGGATAATGGGAGCTACATACTGGGAATATTTCCCCAAATTTTGATAGGAATTATACATTTTTAATGCAATCTGGGCATATTTCCCAAAATTTTGTTCCCACACCACTGGACAAAGTGGTTGCCATGTCCCATGCCTATCAGAATCAAACTGTTTTCATATATACCAAATAAACTGAAAGCACATAGTAACTCAAACATGCTTTTTGTTGGACAGTTAATGTCTCTGTCCAATTTCATTCAACGTCCTgcttttataaattatattagaATCTTCGTATgtgtatttatttttcatattcaGAATGTTTCTTGTTGAGTGGAGCCGCATCATTTGTAGGAACAGAACCATTTTGTTCCTACTTCTCCATGAGTGGTTTTGTTCCTACTTCTCCACGAGTGGTTTTGTTCCTGCTTCTCCACGAGTTGTGCACTATCTTCTTCACACGTGTCACTGAATGACTGAATATAACAACTTGCTATAGCCCTAGTTATAGAAAGTTTGAGGTTTTGTGCATGTGTTGGCCTGTAGTGTGGTTTATACCCGAGGCCAAAGGTCTCGGGTTCGAGTCCACCATGATGCAGCCTTTAAATTTCTgttcatttatcaataaaaaaagtttgaggtatgatttcttcaaggtgagGTTGTGATAGGAGGATTTGATGTGGAGGAAAAATTCACAGAAAATCTGTCATTTGGTACCCACTAACCAATGTGGTAAAGAAACGTTAAATATAGTGTGTTAAAgctaaaatatagtactaattCTCTACTTGTATCCTTGCAATTAATGACATGTGTAAGTGTAAGTAAAGTGGTAAAGGTTATGCTTGAAAATGTTAGCATAACATAGAGAACTGATGCGCTTTTAACATGACTAAATGGAAGGTATACATCATAAGAGAGAAGAATCCTATCCATCTGTATCCAAGCATTTACATGCCTCAAATTCTATGTGACTCTTGGTAATGCCAGTGATAAATCTGTCAACAGAAACTTTAGGAGAATTTAGTTTGAGATGTAAGCTCTGCTGTTACTtcaataaggatagatatgcaCAAAGTGTAGAAGGTATACTTTTTTGGAGAGAACAATCCAATCCATCTGTACAATATAATTGGAACCAGTGAGAGAAAAATCAGTCTCTAATTCGTTGCCATTAAAATTCTGTTTGGACCATTCTGCAAGTGCTGCTCTAATGGTGTTTACCAAAATCACAAAAACATGGATAATTAAGCCTGTGGCTTGTCGTAACCTATCTTGCATTAATAACACAGACTACTTTAAGCTGTAATCTTTGGTCTTGATTTTGAACCTATGTTTACCATCATTTGACATTCAACATGCTTGTTTCCATCGGGGCAGATCGGAGACCTTTGATGCACATGCTTTCAACGAATGGGTGGAGTTAGCTGAGGCTCCTGCAATAGCCCCTGGCTTGAGATTGTACAAGGAGCTACAGGAGCTAGGATTCACAGTATTTCTGTTGACTGGTCGGGATGAATATCAGAGGCACGCTACCGAGCGTAATCTAATGTATGCTGGATTCAACAACTGGGAAAAGCTTATCCTCAGGTAAATAAATGTATACCTGCTTCTAATACGATGCTTTTAAGCTCGATAGTTTGCAGAAGAACCACACTCTATGTGGATGCACAGCGCATCCCCACTACTTAAATCCAAATTGGGATTAAAACCACTATCCCAATTCGTATGGATGCACCGTATATTTAGCTGTACGCAAGATTGGTGTTTGTCTTTGCTGAATTTGGCAGTAACATACATTTATGGATGAAAAAGGGGAAAGGCTGATGAAGGTACGCCGGCAACAGTGTATAAATCCGAGAAGAGGAAGGAGATAGAGGATGCAGGTTACATAATCCATGGGAGCTCCGGAGATCAGTGGAGCGACTTGATAGGATTCGCTGTGGCAAGACGATCCTTCAAATTACCGAACCCCTTATACTACATTGCCTAGTATGGAGGGAAGTCATTTTTTGTCTGCTCCAAGCATCAGCTACTGGTCTTGCAAATATTTTCTTGATTCAAAAAATAAGGATGCATTGGCAGTTTGAGGTCAGATGAAGGAAGCCTCCTTGCTTTGTTTTATATAACTGCATTTTAGACCGCTGTAAATATTTGCGACTTCAACGAAGTTTAACCTTTTTTGGTAATTTTATTTCGAACGCCTCTCCAACCTTCTCCtatgaataatttataattaattgtttttttttaaaatttcctttactaattaattaattcaacatggagtatttattaaaaGTAGAATAAATCCAACTATTCACATCCACATACAATAAAAAGTTTCTTAAAAATAACTTCTTGTGGGCATGACCACCTTGGcttttgttaatattattagCACCTCTATATATTAATTACTACTGTTCAAGTTATCaatgttttaaattataaataacttATTGAAAACttcaagtatgttttaaattataaataacttACTCATTGAAAACTTCAAGTAGGGCATATTTAATAAAGTATATATTTAGTGATATTTACAAGTATTAAGAAATTTTTTGAGACCTAATTTTGCAGTATCCAACAAACATTATTGAGAAGGTTGGTGGTAATGAATTGCTCACATTTTGAGAATCAATTTCCATAATGTTTTAACAAAGTTTGATAATATTTGGAGAGAAGTTGAAAAATATGAGGGGTATGAAATGATGAGATGAATGGAGGAATATTTTatagaattataaaaaaaattaaaatattatcattcccaattactactagttatttaataaaatatttttaaaaataaatctaaacactCAGTTTGTAAAGCTCAACTATTATCATaattatttaagtattttttgaaataaatatatCGACTAATCTACTCTGCTGCAAGCAGGCTTCACTTGATTAGTTGGATTATGAGCATTAAACTAATGCGTGATCAACCATCATAACGACACTCCATAATCAGATTAGGATTCTTAATCCACACAATTAAATTACTAACAACCAAGCCTACTTGTTGACGGACCACAACATAAGCACATTTATATCAACGAGAATATCCTCAGCTGACACAAAAtgtaaaaacaaattaaaaaacttTATCCAAATCCCACATTTGAgggaaaatatataaaattaaataggaaAAATCATGAGAGAGCGGAGCCACTACAGCTCCTTCACGGGGGCGGATTCGCAGTGAACTCAGCCGCCGCCAAAACCCCGCATACAAGAGGCCTCGCCGCAGGAATTCTAAGACAGCTGAGACCGCCGCCGGGAATCGCCGTGCAATCCGGCTGCGGCCGCTGCAGCTCCCTCCCCGGAATGCAGTTGAACGTGAAATCGAACCCGAATCCGGCATTCCTGTCACAATCCTGGctgaagccggagaagaaattCGCCGCAACCGTCAAATTAATCAAAGTCCGCAGCGAGCAGAGCAAATCCGGCAGCTCACCGGAGAGCTGGTTGCGCGCCAAATTGAGAACCTCGATGTTACGGAGGCAAGACAGAGAATCCGGCAAATGCCCTATGAGTGAATTGGAGCTCACATCCAAAACCTGAAGATCCGACCACATCCCCACGCCTTGGGGAATGCAGCCGGTGAGCTGGTTGTTGAGGAACAGGATCTCCTTGATCCCCATGTACCCCAAACTGAACGGGATCGCGCCGCTCAGCTTGTTGTACGCCAGGTTTATCACAGATGCTGGAGAATTCCCTAGATTTTGCGGCAGCTCGCCGGAGAAGAGGTTGTTGTTGAGGAAGATGGCGTCGAGCTTCTTATCGAATAGCTCCTCCGGAATCGGACCGTAGAAGCTGTTGAATCGGAGGTCTAAATAGACGAGATCTGGAATGTAGAGAACCGAGGTGGGGAATCCGCCGGAGAAGCGGTTGTTGCTGAGGTCTAATTCGGTGAGCGACGCCAGGTTTCTGAACGAGGGTGGCACGCCGCCGCTGAAGCGGTTGCTGTTGAGGTGGAGAAGGGAGAGATCGGAGAGGAGAGAGAGCTCTTTAACCAAAGTGCCCTGCAAATTGGCGTGGTTGAGATCTATCGCTGCTACCACTAACCCAGCGGAATTTCCCATGAAACCGACGGAATCGGAGCAGAAGACGCCTCTGTAGGAGCAGACATTGGGGCCGTTCCAGGAGGTTGTGATCTTGAGGGGGTCGTCTGTAATGGCGGCTTTCCAGGCCTGGAGGGCGGCGTAGGCGACGGTCAGCTTTGAGGCGGAGGTGGGAGGGTTGACTCCGCCTCCAATCCAGACGCCTCCGCCGCCCACGGTAATCCCTCCGCCGACAATAACTGCGGCTCTAACGACGATAatggggaggaggaggaggaggaggagtggGAGGAGGCAGCTACTATTCTTCATGTGTAAGTGTAGTGAGAGGAATTTGGTGTTGTATGTTTGAGGAAAGTAGGTTGCTTCATTGATGGCCATTCGACTGGAAATTGATGTTATTGTCTCTATAACTACTTACTACTACTCCACAATTAAATAGTATGTCTGCTAACAATTTACCAGCTTTTAATATGTGGATATggatttctttctctttctctttctcataTGTTATAAAGTATTAATATCAATAATCAATGTATGGCAGATTAATTCAGCGCAGGCAAACAGATATTTTGACGAAACCAGTAAATTCTAAGGTGTTCAATGTAATTCTCGATAACTTGTGTATTAGAGATATTATTGCTTATCTTAAGAAGAGTGTTATAAGATTCAAGAATGAAAAAAGTTGAATCATAGGAAATGAGAGCATCCCCGATGGCGGATGTcccgcggacgtccgccatcaGTGGCGTATGCAGGATTTTTAATTCGGGGGTGCGATATTTACTTTgatataaagaaaattattcgcttatttttctttcattttgttagttgtgaatataaaaatataaatataataattatataataaataaaataccttCAAAGTCTGTAGATAAACTTTTGATATTGTATTGAAAATACACTAAGTAAACTTTTGATATTGTATTGAAAATAATACATAAACATAGTAAACTGTGGATAAAAACACTTGAAAGTAAACTATTGATATAGTATTGAAAATAATACATAAACATAGTAATCTATAGATAAAAACACTTGAAAGTCtccatataaataaaaatataatcgtAATCACTATAAAatggaagaagaaaagaataaaTTGTAGCAAAAATACTCTCAAGTTTCATGTAGGAGTACAATATAACTCCAAAATATAAAGGAGAATCTAATAATAGAAGAATAAAAATGAGGCCGCTGGGGATCGAACTCGCGTCTCACGAAAGGCGAAAGGCGTGTTCTACCACTGTGCCACTAAAGTACTACACTGGATACGCCACTGTCCGCCATTAGACAGCATGCATACGGATACGGaggtccgctgcggacaccggagttccgcggcttttcgggacgtccgccattgcgttgacacgacggacgtctcgattttttattgtattttgtgGATGTCTGTCGGGATGTCatttgggatgtccgccattgtgtagtgggatgtTCTTATGACGTGTCAGtatagtgggatgtccttatgacgtgacatgaggtatttttgggaagtccgtcgggatatccgccgggacatccgtcccattgtGAATGCTATGATAACAAAAATTATAGTCGTTGATGTGTTTAATGAATAATTCGTTGTTTAGAGCGTGGGATTTAATTTAGAGTCAAGTTGGGCCAGGTATATACTAGGACAGGATTAGGTGTGTCTTTTAAAATATATGTGCCCATGGAGTGCTGTGTGAACTTTAATGGTAACAGTAGGCCAGAACCAGATGCAAACAAACAAATCTCTTCCGATCATCATgcatcaataataataataaaaagaaataaaatagaccCCTCTCAATTACTTTTATCTATAGCTTTATTTTGTGCACTCATGGCATGCACGAGCCATCACAAGACA
This sequence is a window from Salvia splendens isolate huo1 chromosome 5, SspV2, whole genome shotgun sequence. Protein-coding genes within it:
- the LOC121802257 gene encoding acid phosphatase 1-like — protein: MALILITLMVILAAGPTWSAPSIIQMRSEKKILLAADELYCSSWRFTVETNDAGAWTRVPVRCDDFVKDYITGDLYASELEAVAANAAEYARAIGISGDGRDAWVFDIDETLLSNVPYYAVNGFGSETFDAHAFNEWVELAEAPAIAPGLRLYKELQELGFTVFLLTGRDEYQRHATERNLMYAGFNNWEKLILRGKADEGTPATVYKSEKRKEIEDAGYIIHGSSGDQWSDLIGFAVARRSFKLPNPLYYIA
- the LOC121806011 gene encoding leucine-rich repeat extensin-like protein 4 — its product is MAINEATYFPQTYNTKFLSLHLHMKNSSCLLPLLLLLLLPIIVVRAAVIVGGGITVGGGGVWIGGGVNPPTSASKLTVAYAALQAWKAAITDDPLKITTSWNGPNVCSYRGVFCSDSVGFMGNSAGLVVAAIDLNHANLQGTLVKELSLLSDLSLLHLNSNRFSGGVPPSFRNLASLTELDLSNNRFSGGFPTSVLYIPDLVYLDLRFNSFYGPIPEELFDKKLDAIFLNNNLFSGELPQNLGNSPASVINLAYNKLSGAIPFSLGYMGIKEILFLNNQLTGCIPQGVGMWSDLQVLDVSSNSLIGHLPDSLSCLRNIEVLNLARNQLSGELPDLLCSLRTLINLTVAANFFSGFSQDCDRNAGFGFDFTFNCIPGRELQRPQPDCTAIPGGGLSCLRIPAARPLVCGVLAAAEFTANPPP